The Thalassotalea piscium sequence GCTAACTTTTATGAATTAACGCTAGTAGCTTATCAAGTGAGCGTTGGCTAGCACCTTGGTTTGCTAAAACAACCTTGTGTGCGCTGTTACCGTATTTATCAGCTAGCGAGGAATTATTGAGTAAGTTAATCATTTCAGCACTAAGGTGCTCACTTATATTACCTTCTTCTGATAATTGTATAACTGCTTGCTGCTCCATTAATTGATACATAATATCTGTAAAGTTATTCATATCTGGTCCAACAATAATGGGCAATTTAAATAATGCAGGCTCTAAAGGGTTATGACCACCAATTTGGCTAAAGCTTCCGCCCATTGTAACTACATTGGCTAAAGCAAAAACCGCTAGTAACTCTCCTAGGCTATCAAGTAACCAAATATCAGTATCAGGTTTAATCGGTGTTTCTTCACTACGGCGTATTGTGTTAAAACACTTTTTACATAAGCTGGCAACGGCATCAAACCGTTCTGGGTGACGAGGTACTAAAATAAGTAACAAGTCGGGGTGTTGTGCTTTTATCAGCCTAAAGGCTGATAATATAATATCTTCATCGCCTTGGTGAGTGCTAGCTACCACCCATATTCTTCGATTTTCTTTGAGGTATTGGCTTAATTCTTTTTGTTTTGAAGCAACTTTTTCATTAATACTAATATCATACTTTAAGTTGCCTGAAACACTGATATTA is a genomic window containing:
- the waaA gene encoding lipid IV(A) 3-deoxy-D-manno-octulosonic acid transferase, with translation MRNFITLLLYRLVLMSLLPLVIITLVIRSKNNPQYRKRLSERLGFVRSSFKQNSIVIHAASVGEVIALKPFVEKLLQQQPELVITFTTFTPTGSAQVSTLFGDRVQHCYLPLDIWPCTAMFLYKLKPKAAVFMETEIWPNLVAQCKHKDIKLLLINGRLSEKSVESYQKLTWLIQPSLLAFDHIYCQSQDNLARFLMIGATNTNISVSGNLKYDISINEKVASKQKELSQYLKENRRIWVVASTHQGDEDIILSAFRLIKAQHPDLLLILVPRHPERFDAVASLCKKCFNTIRRSEETPIKPDTDIWLLDSLGELLAVFALANVVTMGGSFSQIGGHNPLEPALFKLPIIVGPDMNNFTDIMYQLMEQQAVIQLSEEGNISEHLSAEMINLLNNSSLADKYGNSAHKVVLANQGASQRSLDKLLALIHKS